Genomic segment of Vairimorpha necatrix chromosome 4, complete sequence:
ATCATATCGaatgataatttaatatttctcgATGAAACTGGTTTAAATCTGCACCTTAACAATACTTTTGGttattatataagaaatacTAAGTGTTGTGTAACGGTCCCGAATTCGAAAGGGACTAATGTTATTTTAATGTGTGCTATAAGCGTTAATGGATTATATGCGCATAAAACCAAAGTCGGAAGTTTTAAATCTGCAGATTTTGTCGAATTCATTAACAATAATTTACCTATTTGTGAGCAAGAGGAAAAcagaattttaatattggaTAACTCATCTATACACAGAACAGCCGAAGTAGCCGCCGCTCTTAGAAACAAAGGATACAGTCTAAAACTTCTTGCTCCATATTCTCCACAACTAAACCCCATCGAGGAGTTTTTTAACAGTTTCAAGTCCCGAGTAAAACAGAGACCTAGACCAACAACCACTCCTTTGTTAATTGATTGTATTGAGGACGTGTTGAACACAGAAGTATTCGTCATGGATGGTTACTTTTCTCATATGAGAGAATTTATCGAGAAAGCTCTTGTCAATGCGGATTTTTTctgaattaataaaattaaaaattttaatttaaaatttctaagaTATTTTCATTGTTTGGCATGTAAATATTGATGTTTATATCTTTATCGTTATCTCTTCTTTACGATTCaactatataaataaattgggaaaaaaataaaataaattttataacaaggtgtctataaaaatgaaacaagGTGTCTATTAAATTGAAACAAAgtgtctataaaaatgaaacaaaGTGTCTATAACAATGAAACAAAgtgtctataaaaatgaaaaggaCTGCAAACTTCAAAACGCTCATCTGTTGACAACCCctacaattttttagtatgtCTCTAACCTTAACTTCTTATATCTTTCAATGATCACCTTTCAAACCATAACAAACTGCCTTTGCTGAACCATGCGCTATCACATCATGTTTCTTAAGAACATCTTCCACTTAAACATCCTATCCTTTAATACTGCATCAATACAAGCAGTTCTACTTAATACATCCGCTGGATTTTCGGCGCTccttaaattcaaaatcacaggggttaaaaaattaaaaaatttgcgAACATGTATTGTAAACAttctacaaaaaaattccaAATGCCCCtatgattttgaatttagaaaaagcaattttttttgaattttaattttttacccctaaTGCAAGTAAAGAACCTCTACGGCATAATCTTTGTTGAAGAGGAACCAGCAATAGAGTACTTAAAGTCTCTAAACTTCAAAAGACATACTGTAAAGTGTGACTGTGGTTGTTTTATGAACCAAGTCAATTCCAAAAATTACTTGGAAGGAATCCGCTTTTATTGCACGAATGGctgcaaaaaaagaaaaagtaTCAAAAATGGTACTTTTCTCCAGAAGTCTCTAATGCCCACACATAACAACTTAGAATGGTGTGTTGGGTAATGAAAATGACTAACCCCATGGCCTCAGTAACATGCGAGGTCTTCGAGCCCACATATATTTCTTTCAGGGGGGTCAtccttataaaaataaaaaatgaaataaatacattttttgtaaaaataggGGAATAGGTAAAACTTTTCAGGTTGACGAAACAGCAATCTGTAGAGGTCGTGTTATACAAATCCTACTACAGAGGAAGATGATATACCTGGAACGACTTGGTTGGTTTGGGGCAtagaaaatgaagataGGGActgttttctaaaaattgttCCTAATAGGACTGCGGCTGTGATGTTAGagctttttaaaaagtatgTTGTCGAAGGAACGATAATAAGAACTGATGGTTTTGCATCTTACCGTTCTGCTGTTCGTGACTTCGGATATGTTCATGAAGTTGTTAATCATAGTGTTGGCTTTACTAATGAGTATGGACATCAtactaataaaatagaGAATCTATGGAGTcgtttaaaaacataattaagAACAAGAAGAGAATAATGAAGGTGAATATggaagattttatatatgaaTTCCAATTTAGAAGTAAATATctaaaagacaaaaatatCGATACTTATGCtgaaattttcaaaaaaatacttttgttaaaataaatggttttaattttttaacctctgtgattttaaatttaaggAGCGCCGGATTTTCTTCACCTTAAATGtgttttatttcaaaatcatattcttgTAACAGTAATGACCATCTTGCTAATCTTCCCTTCAAATTTCGTGACTAAACCAACCACTGCAATGCTTTACGATCCGTTCGTAGCTCAAACTTATCCCCAATTAAATGTGGCCTTGACGCTGTCAATGCCTTAATTACAGCTAacaattcttttattttagcaGAATAGTTTCTTTCCGGTTTTGAATgaattttactaaaaaaccTAACAATTTTCTCTTCTCCATTATGTATCTGTGACCAAATCGCCCCACTCTCTATGTCAGAAGCGTATGAGTAAAATGAATTCCCCTCCCATTCTGGGCAACGCCATCCATGTTGTTTCCCTAACTTCTAACTTCAATGCTTCTATTGATCTCTTGTTCTTCTCATCATCCTAAATCGTCTTAAGCTTCCCTTCATTTCCCTCCTTCAGAAAACCATATAAATACTCTGTGTGCTCAAATACATTTCTCAAAAACCGATTGCAATAATTAATCAATCCCCAAAACGATTCCAAATCTTTCCTTGACGTGGGCAGAGGCATATCTACAATTTGCTTAATACTATCATCATCAATTCTAATGCCATTCTCCCCAACTGTTGCttccaaaatatttagCTCTTCTTTTCTGTATTCACATTTCGAcacatttaaatttaaaccAACCTCATCTAATACTCTTAACACTTGCTTTAATGCACTTCATGCTATTACTTATTCTGACTGTAAAGTAAAGTTCTACTATGTAAACAATCACACATTTACCAATCAATTCTCTTAATACATTATTCATTGCTTCTCTGGAATGTTGTCTGTCCATTTTTCAAACCAAATGGCATTCTTAAAAACTCAAATAAACCATCTCTACATCCAAAGGCCGTCTTCTCCACATCTTTTCACTAATTCTAATTTGATGATCCCCCAATAAAGCATCCAACTTTGTGAAAGTATTAGTTCCGTTCAACTCATCTATCAACTCTTCGATCCTTGGCATGGATAAAGCGTCTGACCTGCAACATGGTTTAATCTCCTATAATCTATACACATTCTTCAACCTTCTTTCTTCTTAATATTACCACCGGACTCCGCCATAGACTCTTAGAGGGTTTAAAATTCCTTGTTAATAATACTCTTCAATCTTCTTCTTAATTCCACCCTCTATTGACATACCATTCCTATATATCGGCGTCATAACTCGAGCAGCATTTCCTGTGTCTATTGTATGTTCTCctaacttttttatacgCTCATCAATACTGAAGACCTGAAATTTTTCTTCCATGATAATGTCAGTTTGTTCCTTCTCAAAAACGGCCTTTCCAAAATTATAACATAACCCATTTTAGTAACAACAATAGATTCTTCAGTAAACTTTGTATCATTCCACCAGAAGGACAATAAAACCTGTCTTAAAACACCGTTTTATCTTCTCCTGCCAACTTTAAAACCACACCAGTATCCATAAAGTTAACTTTTTCtggaatttattttttacaaattacaTTTACCGCAGAACATAAATCTAACAACGCTTTATAACTAATTTTCTCATCTTTTATATGATCTATCGGGAACGAGTCTAATGCACACACATCAGCTTCTATAGCtcttaattaaattaaattgcTTTTATTGAAACTATCTTCCGCTTCCTTTCCCCCGCTCCTCTTCGTGCCAGATTCCACAATGGATGCAATTTTCTTCTggaatttaaaacattgtCTCTTGATATGACCTAATCTACAGCAATAAAAACATCTTACCTTGCCCGTCTCTGGTGTCCCTACATTACCTAATTATGACGCAAATTCTGTATTCTTAACTGCATCAACTTCGTAGACATTGGTTTAATTACCCTCAGCTGATATCTTCCGCCACTGCAGCCCActacaaatattatatatgtaCGACCACGACAACTTTTCCGGAAAATTTAACATGATCGTACTTCCTATATTCTCTGGTAATCCGTTGATCACAAACGCTACCAGAACATCCTCTGGTATTCTGGCACGTTGCGACAACCCATTAATCTTGTCCAAATAGCACATAATAGACcctttttgaaattttgtCCCGGCCATTTCCTTAATTGGTGCATCTTTAGTAACGTGCCGGAAGGTAACACCCCCCCTTACAgacaaaattttgaaaaaaaataagaaaacgatttaaaaatgtttttttaattcagtAGTTTAGATAAAAGATCAACAAAACCCTTATAGAAGTCTCCCATATCATCTTCTCGAAGCATAAATTTCCTATACATAAATTCATCGAGCCATGTATCTATCTCCGACCGTTTTACTCCATGTTCTTTGGTCATTTCAGACTTAAGTTGAGACCATACGTTctcaatattatttgtatgAATACCATCAGGAGATAAAAAACCTATAGAATGATTAACAACTTGATGACTTAGACATAAATTTTCTGCCACCCCAGGATAACTAGGATGACCATCGCTATGTAAAACCGAACCTACACAAATTCTTCCCTCTAGAGCAGCAGTAAGGCACTCAATGGTTCTTTTCTCTACCCTCGTAATGTAGAAGTTTGAAGGATTTTGAGCATCTATTATGCCCAAAATCCAAACGGTGTCCCTTATAAAGTCGTCCGAAGAGGTAGGAGATCTTATTTTACCCCTTCTGCATATAACAGACTCATCTACTTGAACGACTTGCCCGGGTCCTCCGATTATAATTCTATTCTTTAGCAAATCTTTATAGATCTTTCTGAGGCTGCTTTTTACGGCAGAGATTGTAGCTGTTGAAACGCCCAATCTTGCCATCAACTGAAAGTAAGAATATCTGCATAATATTCCAAATACAAGGTCACAGAATGTATGAAGAGGAACCTTGCAGCCTTTATTCACAGCCAACCGCGCACTGCATTTGTAGTTCGAACAGCGATATGCTACTCTTGTAACGATTTCTTCCTTGACAGGACCCAATCTCATGTTACATCCACATTTGGAACATGATTTTTGCTCCTTCAGCACTTCTAAGTCAATTAAAGCTTCTAAACAAGTGTCAACGTTATAAAAAAGCCTTTGTATATTCAcaagtttaatttttgtgcTTTTCTTTAGTAACGTGCCGGAGTTTTCTAAATCGATGTTGTCCATTttaggggtaaaaaaatattttttaaaaaaacaaaatccCGGCACGTTACTAAAGATGCACCCCTTAATTAATCTCACGCACGTCGTTTCCCCTTTAAATCTCGCCAAAAATAAACTAGACAGCTCCTCAAATCCACACATAAATGGAACTGTCTCAACTCATAGTTTTGCTTCCCTCTTAGGCAGTTTAAAAACACAAATAAAAGTTGACTCCTCTATTTATATACCCCTGCATAACATCTTAAAGTCTTCAAAAAAGTATCTAAATCATCTTCTGTTTTCTCATTAAACGTTATCCCAAACAATTTTTCATTCGTTGTCGCCAAATTATTGTCAGTaaacatttattataaCATGAGGGGTACAAATAATAAGGAATAAATATTACAGAAAGGTACATACCACATTGtggaatttttttaaatcatatatacaaatgaaataaaattatctcTATTCTATATCTTTTCTATTTGGGTTAGAATTATTTAGAGATCTCCAATTACCTTCTGTGGTATTGGTATGTAATCCTGCATCTGGCTCTAAAATGTAATGTGTGTGTAATCATATGATGCTGTACAAATATTGTATTTGCGAAATGATCCGCTCTATATCATCGCTATATATTATGCTGCTTCTACCTACAAATTTTGGTAGAAGTATAGTAAATGTTCTTTTACCTCTTTTCTTAATATAGCCTAGCATAATTTTACGTTAAATAATACGTTCAATAATTCGAAAATACCAAAATCTTTTTACAAACTTCCCGGGGTGTTATATTCTTCCCCATCTTAGTCTGATCAATTGccaatataatattttcgcCTCCAACGTTTCTTATAATAGATAAATActtatcataaatattcGTTTCTTTTGCCCATTTAGCACGTTATTATACTAACGCTAGTACGACCTAAAATTTGAGAAATAGACTTAGCGGATAACCTAGAATTCACATATTTAGCAtttgcaattttttaacgtGATTTAGCTAGAATCGCGAATGTTTGTTTCATTCCAAATTGACATTGTGTTTTTACATGAGCTTCATGAAAACGATATAAGACTTCTTCGTTTCATTTTTGCCATACATAcgctaaattttttattcgtTTCTCAATTACAAGATAATTACATTGAATTTTCATTCTTCTCTTGATCAAATTCTTTCCttcatttttgaaataaaggggcaaaaaataacaaaccCCCCCCCCTATATCGATTTTTTGTAGCTAATGTTTACTTTAGacgaaaatttttatatattttaaacctCATCTATGCTGTCAAGGAACAGTTCTCCAGTGGTCCTAAGATTACCCTGGagactaaaaaattatattctaaGTATTCTCTTCCTTTCCCAATAATGTTtttggagggaaaataATGTAGATTTTCCCTCCGACaaacataaaagaaattcatGCCCAGAAGGGTATGAaggataataaaaaaatatggtTTAAAACATTCTTCTCGGTCCGTTGGGAAACCAACAGACCACATATGCAAcggaaaaaagaaaaaagctatataaaacaatttccTAACaagtatattttaaatttttatattctaaaaGGGGAAATCATAAACtgtgttttttaaaacactCTTTGTGTGACAAATCATCAAAATTTGTCTTAAACATAGGATTGGCATCgatgataatatttttaaccgTTTTAAAGCAACAGATAGCTCTATTTTTGcatttatagattttttatgtttttacaGTTTTTTTGTGGgggaaaaaaaataaaaaacaattttgaCCATATTTTACAACTATAATCgcaaattcaaaaattgaTGAAAATTTTCCTAGCTTTAAGTGACTAGGCCCAGAGAGCTAACTCTGAGACAATATAgcataattattttaaaataatttaaattaatttttagatgGCTCCGTTGGCCATGGGCAAGGAAATTTCGATTATCCCTGGCGTAATCGCTCTTCTTTGGTATAGTACCTCAAGATTAATCGTTATAGTGTTTTAGTGTTTCTTTTATCCTCTGAAATTGTGGGGTGGggtaaaatttaaataaataattaatttttggaaTAGACCGGTCGAATGGCCTATTTTCCAAAAAGgggaaattaataaaataaaaatgattttcttGTATAATTACAATACCATATTAAGCATCGTATGCACGTCCTTCTTCTTGAATCATTTAGCTTATATTTTGGAGGTACATTGTAATAATTAGTCATAAATATATACTTTGAAGACTACAACTAGACGAATAATGGGgtacaatttaaaaaaagttttatatatgtCCGAATATACGCCATTTGAAATCGTTAACTCTTCCAATATATTGACTTCTGTTTTATATGTGGCTGTTGGTTTCTCACCAGGCCGAGAAGAACGTTTTAAGCCTGTCTATTTATCATCCTTAATACCCTTCTggtttgaattttttatgtttgtaTAAAGGGAAAATATTACGTTTCCCCTCTAAAAACATCATTGAAAGAGAATActtatagaaaaatattctctGGTCTCggtagaaaaatataaacactGGAATTCTGTGCCTTGACGATGTATTATATAAGACCAACATGACGTAATATCTTATACATCAAACCGAAACCTTAGCTTTTTGTTGATttatttacatataaacaaacaataaaataatgaGAGAATACCCATATCTTTAGGAAtggaataaaaaagaataatcCTTAagtttgaaaattttttatagcgAATTTTACTTCAGAAGGAGGTGTAATCATTTTTCATTAAGAACATTAACgaatgataaaataaataattaaataaatccGATGACAAATATAGTAAACTATTAATTATATCCATTGTTTTGGTTATACCAATCGACTTTGtttattagttttaaaacatcactaataaatatactCTTTTTGCATGCCAACTCGTTGATATGAAATCTCGGCGCTTCTTAAGTTCAAAGTCACAgggattaaaaaaataaaaaaaaaacaagaaacaTTTATTCTAACAAGAGTATTTCGGTAAAAGTTTCTGCATATGTATCAGAATTCttctcttttaaaatttagatCTAAATTAAAACTCGTCTATAAAATCTTTCATATTTACCTTCATTATTCCTCTTCTTGTTCTCAATTCGGTCTTTAAATGACTCCACAGATTCTCTATTTTGTTAGTATGTTGTCCATTGTCATCGGTAAAACCAACACTTCAATTAACGACTTCATGAACAAATTTGAAATCGCGTACAGCAGAACGGTACGAAGCAAAACCATCAATCTTATGTAGTTCCTTTTACTACATCATCCCTAAATAGATCTAGCATTATAGGGACAGCCCTATTAGgaactatttttaaaaagcaaTTGTTTCTTTCATTTTCTATACCTCCGACTAGCCAAGTCGTCCATGGATATCGACTTCTTCTGCCGTAGGATTCGTAATTATACAACCTCTACATATTTCTGTCTCGTCGACTTGAATAGTAATTCCCGGTGTGGTATAACGGATAATACCACATGGTTTATAAATAACCAAAGGACACTAAAACGTTGATGCTTCCAGGAATGATCAATTATAGTCAGTTATTATTGGTCAGCCTTATCACATTTCTTTTCTATTGGTTACtatgtaataaaaaagaaaaaattccATGAACAACATGGTACAACATCTGAACAATAACAAACACTCTTCCTTCTACAAATcagaaaaaacaaaactcTTTTcataacaataaacaatCTTTTCCTTCCAACTATCTAAACTCCGGTTTTCACGGCTTCCCAGACCGTAGCATCATTGAATGCTTCCTTGCTACAAGCAAGCTCCCCGGTAAACACGCCAATTTGAGCTCAAATGGCTATACGAAAAAAGAGTTCTCATctgaaaataaacattcCTCGCTGAATTCACGCGAACCGTAGAAGGAACTGAAACTACCATCAGAGAgcatatacaaaaaatttataatattaaaaccGATCTTTAGCTCAGAAATCTAAATGATTTGAAACACTTTACAGTTATAACAAGTGGAACGACTCTCAAGCTGGACAAATATTACCATAGCTTAATTTACGATAGCACATACAAAGAAAaacttgaaaaaaatagcTATATTGCTCTAAGAAAATAGCTTCTTGATATACTTTACCCAAAAACAAATTACAGAATACTTTTATGATATCctaaatatcataaaaatagt
This window contains:
- a CDS encoding reverse transcriptase domain-containing protein; this translates as MAGTKFQKGSIMCYLDKINGLSQRARIPEDVLVAFVINGLPENIGSTIMLNFPEKLSWSYIYNICSGLQWRKISAEAIEADVCALDSFPIDHIKDEKISYKALLDLCSAEQTDIIMEEKFQVFSIDERIKKLGEHTIDTGNAARVMTPIYRNGMSIEGGIKKKIEEIEELIDELNGTNTFTKLDALLGDHQIRISEKMWRRRPLDVEMQVLRVLDEVGLNLNVSKCEYRKEELNILEATVGENGIRIDDDSIKQIVDMPLPTSRKDLESFWGLINYCNRFLRNVFEHTEYLYGFLKEGNEGKLKTI